A single Filimonas effusa DNA region contains:
- a CDS encoding RrF2 family transcriptional regulator: protein MKITAQEEYGMRILVRIAGCRSADGMSIPQLSEAEGLTSPYVAKLTRLLRLAGFINSTPGNKGGYILARPAREIIINDVLKALGGALFDQAFCEAHGGGIRLCNHSVDCSTRSLWKMIQYTMDELLNKVTLYHLVNPEEQSARLLEDILLKRVSNSFGQ from the coding sequence ATGAAAATAACAGCCCAGGAAGAATATGGTATGCGCATTCTGGTGCGTATTGCAGGTTGCCGGTCGGCAGACGGCATGAGCATACCGCAGCTAAGCGAGGCGGAAGGGCTAACGAGTCCGTATGTAGCAAAGCTCACCCGCCTGTTACGTCTCGCAGGTTTTATCAACAGCACTCCCGGCAACAAAGGCGGGTATATACTGGCGCGTCCTGCCCGGGAAATTATTATCAACGATGTTTTGAAGGCGCTCGGCGGCGCTTTATTCGACCAGGCTTTTTGCGAAGCCCATGGTGGTGGTATACGTCTTTGTAACCACTCTGTCGACTGTTCCACCCGCTCGCTCTGGAAAATGATCCAGTACACCATGGACGAACTTCTGAATAAAGTAACACTTTACCACCTGGTAAACCCGGAGGAGCAGTCGGCCCGTTTGCTGGAAGATATTTTACTGAAAAGGGTTTCAAACAGTTTTGGGCAGTAG
- a CDS encoding iron-sulfur cluster assembly protein: METEALKEKVIACLQTIFDPEIPVSIYELGLIYEIEILPINNVQIVMTLTAPSCPAAQSLPIEVDQKLREVEGVNDVHVSVTWTPAWDKSRMSETAQLELGML; the protein is encoded by the coding sequence ATGGAAACAGAAGCGTTGAAAGAAAAGGTCATTGCGTGTTTACAGACCATTTTTGATCCCGAGATCCCTGTAAGTATTTATGAACTAGGATTGATCTATGAAATAGAGATCCTCCCTATCAATAATGTACAGATAGTAATGACATTAACAGCTCCCAGCTGTCCCGCAGCTCAGTCGCTGCCTATAGAGGTAGACCAGAAACTGCGCGAGGTAGAAGGCGTGAACGATGTACACGTATCTGTAACCTGGACGCCGGCCTGGGACAAAAGCCGCATGTCGGAAACAGCACAACTGGAGTTAGGAATGCTTTAA
- a CDS encoding SufE family protein — translation MTIQDTENEIVDEFGLFDSWDDKYEYIIDLGKKLAPLAAEHKTDHNRVRGCQSTVWLHAEYKDGRIYFTADSDAVIAKGLISMLIRVLSGHTPDEILEAKLDFIQKIGMTTHLAQTRSNGLLSMLKQMKNFALAYKVKTEND, via the coding sequence ATGACCATTCAGGATACGGAAAACGAAATAGTTGATGAATTTGGGCTGTTTGACTCCTGGGACGACAAATATGAGTATATCATAGACCTGGGAAAAAAACTGGCTCCTTTAGCCGCTGAACATAAAACGGATCATAACCGTGTGCGCGGCTGCCAGTCGACAGTATGGCTGCATGCAGAATATAAAGACGGCAGGATCTATTTTACCGCAGATAGTGATGCCGTTATAGCAAAAGGTTTAATAAGCATGCTTATCAGGGTATTGTCGGGTCATACACCTGACGAAATACTGGAAGCAAAGCTCGATTTTATACAGAAGATAGGAATGACGACCCACCTGGCACAAACCCGTTCGAACGGACTGTTGTCGATGCTGAAACAGATGAAAAATTTCGCCCTGGCCTACAAGGTAAAAACAGAAAATGATTGA
- a CDS encoding aminotransferase class V-fold PLP-dependent enzyme, with protein sequence MIDIAAIRQQFPVLNRLVKGKPLVYLDNAATAQKPQVVIDALVNYYSQYNANIHRGIHTLAEEATAAFEDTRNAVQQLLHADSREEIIFTRGTTEGINLVAYTWGRQNIGKGDEIIISGMEHHSNIVPWQVLCAEKEAVLKIVPVNDNGELEMEAFHSLLSDKTKLVSICQISNSLGTINPVKEIIKAAHAAGAITLIDGAQSTVHLDIDVQDLDCDFFACSAHKLYGPTGVGVLYGKKAILEAMPVFMGGGEMIKEVSYQHFTPNELPYKFEAGTPNIADVVAFKAAIEFVNGIGKSAIAAHEAALLEYAAEQLTPIKEVRMIGRARNRASVLSFVVEGAHPQDLGIILDNQGIAVRTGHHCCQPLMDRFAIPGTTRASFAVYNTKEEVDALAKGLQKAIKMLL encoded by the coding sequence ATGATAGATATTGCAGCGATAAGACAGCAGTTTCCCGTACTTAACCGTTTGGTTAAAGGGAAACCGCTGGTATATCTTGACAATGCCGCTACAGCGCAAAAACCCCAGGTGGTTATCGATGCGCTGGTAAATTATTATTCGCAGTATAATGCCAATATCCACCGGGGTATACATACCCTGGCGGAGGAGGCCACTGCTGCATTTGAAGACACCCGTAATGCTGTTCAGCAGTTATTACATGCAGACTCACGTGAAGAGATCATCTTTACGCGCGGCACAACCGAGGGCATTAACCTGGTGGCTTATACCTGGGGCCGGCAAAATATCGGCAAGGGTGATGAGATCATTATATCGGGAATGGAGCACCACTCCAATATAGTTCCCTGGCAGGTTTTATGCGCCGAGAAAGAAGCGGTTCTCAAAATAGTTCCCGTTAATGATAACGGAGAACTTGAAATGGAAGCTTTTCATTCTTTGCTAAGCGACAAAACCAAACTGGTATCTATTTGCCAGATCTCCAATTCGCTTGGAACGATAAACCCGGTGAAGGAGATTATCAAAGCTGCACACGCAGCAGGCGCCATTACCTTAATAGACGGTGCGCAATCTACTGTTCACCTGGATATTGATGTACAGGACCTGGACTGTGATTTCTTTGCCTGCTCTGCACACAAACTATATGGCCCTACCGGCGTGGGTGTATTGTATGGCAAAAAAGCCATCCTGGAAGCAATGCCTGTATTCATGGGTGGCGGCGAAATGATCAAGGAAGTAAGTTACCAGCATTTCACACCTAATGAACTGCCTTACAAGTTTGAAGCAGGCACTCCCAACATTGCAGATGTAGTAGCGTTCAAAGCCGCTATTGAATTTGTAAACGGTATAGGCAAATCAGCTATTGCAGCGCATGAAGCAGCATTGCTGGAGTATGCGGCAGAACAGTTAACGCCCATAAAAGAGGTTAGAATGATTGGCCGTGCCAGGAACAGGGCCAGTGTATTATCCTTTGTTGTGGAAGGCGCACATCCGCAGGATCTTGGTATCATACTCGACAACCAGGGCATTGCGGTTCGTACAGGACATCATTGCTGCCAGCCTTTAATGGACCGGTTTGCAATACCGGGCACCACCAGGGCTTCGTTCGCTGTTTATAATACAAAGGAAGAAGTAGACGCATTAGCAAAAGGCCTGCAGAAAGCAATTAAAATGCTGCTGTAA
- the sufD gene encoding Fe-S cluster assembly protein SufD: MNNNTSYINDQFRDLQVKDSSNKIAAVRSEAMQDFSDLGIPSVRHEEWKYTRISGLFNKEYQLAGKAASALTAADLEGIRLPGHDLATELFFINGVFAPALSVIHSSALTITFLDEAANHPDFKAKVEAHFNHSSQYLKDGINALNTAYMQGGLFLHVPDRKIVEGPVYIYNITDARSNAVLSQPRSLIYVGKQAEVKFVETYITIGETESLTNQVMEIVIEEAANVSYYKLQNDASHASQVSTTHFRQIGKSVFTSVTLSLNGAIVRNNLHAVMEASYSEAHLYGLYFQRGQGHIDNHTIVDNAVPHCESNELYKGILDGQSTGVFNGKIFVRKDAQKTNAFQSNKNVLLTDTASVNTKPQLEIFADDVKCSHGCTVGSLDTDALFYLQARGIPREAALALLLQGFAMDILEKIELEPIRTYVETLITQRLTGE; this comes from the coding sequence ATGAACAATAATACGAGTTATATAAACGATCAGTTCAGGGATTTACAGGTGAAAGACAGCAGCAACAAAATCGCAGCAGTGCGCAGCGAAGCGATGCAGGATTTCAGTGACCTGGGCATTCCTTCTGTACGTCATGAAGAATGGAAATATACACGCATCAGCGGTTTATTTAATAAAGAATACCAGCTGGCGGGCAAGGCAGCAAGCGCTTTAACTGCAGCAGATCTGGAAGGCATTCGTTTACCCGGTCATGACCTGGCAACGGAATTGTTTTTCATCAATGGTGTATTTGCTCCGGCTTTATCGGTGATACATTCTTCAGCGTTAACCATCACGTTCCTGGACGAAGCAGCCAACCACCCGGATTTCAAAGCAAAAGTAGAAGCGCATTTCAACCATAGCAGCCAATATCTGAAAGACGGTATCAATGCTCTGAATACAGCTTACATGCAAGGCGGTTTGTTTTTGCATGTACCTGACAGGAAGATCGTTGAAGGGCCTGTCTATATTTACAATATTACAGATGCGCGCAGCAATGCAGTACTGTCGCAGCCACGCAGCCTGATATATGTAGGCAAACAAGCTGAAGTAAAGTTTGTGGAAACCTATATCACCATAGGCGAAACTGAAAGCCTTACCAACCAGGTGATGGAGATCGTGATAGAAGAAGCAGCCAATGTTTCTTACTATAAATTACAGAACGATGCCAGTCATGCAAGCCAGGTGAGCACTACTCATTTCAGGCAGATAGGCAAAAGCGTATTCACCTCTGTTACCTTATCGCTCAACGGCGCTATTGTACGTAACAACCTGCACGCGGTGATGGAAGCTTCTTATTCCGAAGCGCATTTATACGGTTTATATTTTCAGCGTGGCCAGGGCCATATCGACAATCATACTATCGTTGACAATGCTGTACCCCATTGCGAGAGCAATGAGTTATATAAAGGCATTCTCGATGGCCAGTCTACCGGCGTGTTCAACGGAAAGATCTTCGTGCGCAAAGATGCGCAGAAGACCAATGCCTTCCAGTCGAACAAGAACGTATTATTAACCGATACAGCTTCAGTGAACACTAAACCACAGCTGGAGATCTTTGCCGATGATGTGAAGTGTTCACATGGTTGTACTGTAGGCAGCCTGGATACTGATGCGCTGTTTTATTTACAGGCGCGCGGCATTCCCAGGGAAGCCGCTCTTGCATTATTATTACAGGGTTTTGCAATGGACATTCTCGAGAAGATAGAGCTGGAGCCCATCCGCACCTATGTAGAGACCCTGATCACGCAACGTTTAACAGGAGAATAA
- the sufC gene encoding Fe-S cluster assembly ATPase SufC produces MLHIKNLQAEIDGKEILKGINLEVKPGEVHAIMGPNGAGKSTLASILAGRQDYTVTGGSVTFDGKDLLDLSPEERAGEGLFLSFQYPVEIPGVSTTNFIKTAVNEVRKYRGEEPLDAVAFLKMMKEKMALMEMDQTMLSRSLNEGFSGGEKKRNEIFQMAMLQPKLAILDETDSGLDIDAIRVVANGVNKLRSSENAVLAITHYQRLLDYLVPDFVHVLYNGRIVKSGTKELALELEEKGYDFIKAEMQEASL; encoded by the coding sequence ATGTTACATATTAAAAATTTACAGGCGGAAATTGACGGGAAAGAAATTCTGAAAGGTATTAACCTGGAGGTGAAACCAGGAGAAGTACATGCTATCATGGGCCCTAACGGCGCCGGGAAAAGCACATTGGCTTCTATTCTGGCAGGCCGCCAGGACTACACCGTTACAGGTGGCAGTGTTACATTCGACGGTAAAGACCTGCTGGACCTTTCTCCTGAAGAAAGAGCCGGCGAAGGTTTGTTCCTGAGTTTCCAGTATCCTGTAGAGATACCGGGCGTAAGCACTACCAATTTCATTAAAACTGCTGTCAACGAAGTTCGTAAATACCGTGGTGAAGAACCACTTGACGCCGTAGCCTTCCTTAAGATGATGAAGGAAAAAATGGCGTTGATGGAAATGGATCAAACGATGTTAAGCCGTTCTTTAAACGAAGGCTTTTCAGGCGGTGAAAAGAAGAGAAATGAGATCTTCCAGATGGCAATGTTGCAGCCTAAGCTGGCCATCCTTGATGAAACTGACTCCGGACTTGATATTGATGCGATCCGTGTGGTTGCCAATGGTGTAAACAAACTGCGCAGCAGCGAGAATGCTGTGCTGGCCATCACCCACTATCAGCGTTTACTCGACTACCTGGTTCCCGATTTTGTGCATGTACTGTATAATGGACGTATTGTGAAGTCTGGTACCAAAGAACTGGCGCTGGAACTGGAAGAGAAAGGATATGATTTTATTAAGGCTGAAATGCAGGAAGCAAGCCTGTAA
- the sufB gene encoding Fe-S cluster assembly protein SufB, with product MEDNLSTIEQTVLSDYKYGFVTDIEADEAPKGLDESTIRFISAKKNEPEWMLEWRLKAYRQWLKMEEPDWANINYPPIDYQDIIYYSAPKQKPKVESLDDIDPELRKTFDKLGISLDEQKRISGVAVDAVIDSVSIATTFKKELAEQGIIFCSISEAIKEHPELIKKYLGSVVPATDNYFSALNAAVFSDGSFCYIPAGVRCPMELSTYFRINAENTGQFERTLIVAEAGSYVSYLEGCTAPMRDENQLHAAVVELIAQDNAEIKYSTVQNWYPGDKEGKGGIYNFVTKRGICYDNAKISWTQVETGSSITWKYPSVILKGDNSIGEFYSVAVTNNFQQADTGTKMQHLGKNTKSRIVSKGISAGFSNNSYRGLVHVAKKATNARNYSQCDSLLLGDKCGAHTFPYIEVKNNTATVEHEATTSKVGEDQIFYCNQRGIDTETAVALIINGFAKEVMNQLPMEFAVEAQKLLAISLEGSVG from the coding sequence ATGGAAGATAATCTTAGTACGATTGAACAAACGGTTCTCAGTGATTATAAGTACGGCTTTGTTACCGACATTGAAGCAGATGAGGCTCCCAAAGGGCTTGATGAAAGTACAATCCGCTTTATCTCTGCAAAGAAAAATGAGCCGGAATGGATGCTGGAGTGGCGCTTAAAAGCCTACCGCCAGTGGTTGAAGATGGAAGAACCGGATTGGGCAAACATCAACTACCCTCCTATTGATTATCAGGACATTATCTACTATTCCGCCCCTAAACAAAAGCCAAAAGTGGAAAGCCTGGACGATATTGATCCTGAATTGAGAAAAACCTTCGACAAACTGGGAATCTCATTAGACGAACAAAAGCGTATTTCGGGCGTTGCAGTGGATGCCGTTATTGACAGTGTTTCTATTGCCACCACTTTTAAAAAGGAACTGGCGGAGCAGGGCATCATTTTCTGTTCTATCAGTGAAGCCATCAAGGAACATCCCGAACTGATCAAAAAGTACCTGGGATCGGTGGTTCCTGCTACTGATAACTATTTTTCGGCATTGAATGCGGCTGTTTTCAGTGACGGGTCGTTCTGTTACATTCCTGCGGGTGTTCGTTGCCCCATGGAGTTGTCTACCTATTTCCGTATCAATGCGGAAAATACCGGTCAGTTTGAACGTACACTTATTGTAGCGGAAGCAGGCAGTTATGTTAGCTATCTCGAAGGTTGTACAGCGCCTATGCGTGATGAGAACCAGCTGCATGCCGCCGTAGTGGAACTGATTGCACAGGACAATGCTGAAATAAAATATTCTACTGTACAGAACTGGTATCCCGGAGATAAAGAAGGTAAAGGCGGTATTTACAACTTCGTTACCAAACGTGGTATTTGCTACGATAATGCCAAGATCTCCTGGACACAGGTAGAAACAGGTTCATCCATTACCTGGAAATACCCCAGTGTTATCCTGAAAGGCGATAACTCTATTGGTGAATTCTATTCTGTAGCCGTTACCAATAATTTCCAGCAGGCCGATACCGGTACCAAAATGCAGCACCTGGGCAAGAATACCAAGAGCCGTATTGTATCGAAAGGTATTTCTGCCGGATTCAGCAATAACAGCTATCGCGGGCTGGTACATGTAGCGAAGAAAGCAACCAATGCACGTAACTACTCCCAGTGCGACTCCCTGTTATTAGGCGACAAATGCGGTGCACACACCTTTCCTTATATAGAAGTAAAAAACAATACAGCTACTGTAGAACATGAAGCTACCACTTCAAAAGTGGGAGAAGACCAGATCTTCTACTGCAACCAGCGTGGCATAGATACAGAAACGGCTGTAGCGCTCATCATCAATGGTTTTGCGAAAGAGGTAATGAACCAGTTACCGATGGAATTTGCCGTTGAAGCGCAGAAGCTGCTGGCTATAAGCCTCGAAGGCAGCGTAGGATAA
- a CDS encoding DUF5977 domain-containing protein: MKTLLSGLLLLLCFVVGHLAYAQDAKISLPQIVPASPNAAEIGRYGAMDVGFQTGSANVQIPLFSLEGGNVPVALNYSTGGVRVDQVASRSGLGWLLSAGGAIVRNVNGKPDELSTRLYPNITVVDNALLNVLRELSRSSSYSDSEPDMFVFNFAGFSGKFILDGDKKPMLIPHNNLKIQCATDLSSIVITAPDGSIYRFADVENSVIETACYGEPLVSPGQRVPTAWYLSDITLPNNEKVTFQYSDCFFTTMTGIQEVVTRTLDAENGSVCTQKCAVVSSRQTCRTDVTSFAKLLTAATFRSSKITFEYIDRLDVPGDKLFSKIVLWQDDQVVKETELLYMYGMSDPPAAGTDLYAQNHLKYRPYLQYVVEKGNDRAEVRRHTFEYNDINALPHRLSTAQDHYGYYNGKTSNSGYVAKPEDPEDEKKLPLARADRNVYSDYAGKGALQKIIYPTGGSLEIGYEGNTFRTSKLLPPPTQLVSVSIAQPASVGQTKNSAVFTIPGRDERSVWGQDYLSGGVLVGVGDDGSAPVDEITGLMMMEIVEYSTNRTIYGNIFKLGDNLDMKTDMLQAGVSYFIRITVLHANANIRRYSANVKYISGHAQTIEVNEPTGGVRVQKIVKKDGLGHNEIRHISYAALATPNVSSGVGSVPIVRQTMTNAQLAQCGIELTQMDVLYCKSEVGYSNALNNLYLYGQNHVYYSDVVESIGDNYEGGGIAHKYEVQRDAPSRPKLWQSFAPAVKNSNTGHLNGMELEQLVFKMVDEQVVPCKKIVNTYKVDSAVDLSVPAYYVNKRYDFPKSSTPVDLVEFSGYEVQEYAFYSRWTYKSKTIETDYSSDGVATLETTKNYGFTNKQHTQVSYENTTASDGSALNAAYAYPHEMVANGEDADGTYQEMVNRNMVSPVIKKTSKRNDIITNIVFAEYSRPVAGLCLPRLVKEFSPVDNKWHTRVNYLKYDSKANVLSASENENVLNTYIYGYGQTLPIAKVLNAASDQVAYTSFESNSNGNWSFGYSLSTNAAVTGIYCYDLVGGLSKPNLSESTVYVVSYWSNSSSPYNITGSFQYKTGKSIGDWRYYEHRVKNVSSVSITGTGLIDEVRLYPEGALMSTYTYRLPFGVSSIGSDNGRIAYYEYEPFGRFSLEKNEDGNIVRKVCYSYYGYASNCMPLFKNTPRSETVTRKNCASGYIGTSVVYSVPAGKYTSDVSQDDADLKAINEITLMGQSYANTNATCLFVYKNEPQSKNFVKQCDVGYIGSSVLYSVAEGTYTSTISILDANQKALADIAANGQNNANQKGICTVVCNAETCNGVNQKCIKGVCETGKRINTDSYELGSRWVCVYHYQWSDGTISEDYMQLSTSRCALGAM, from the coding sequence ATGAAAACACTTCTATCAGGTCTCTTGTTGCTGCTATGTTTTGTCGTTGGTCATTTGGCGTATGCTCAGGATGCCAAAATCTCGTTGCCTCAAATAGTGCCTGCATCTCCCAATGCTGCTGAAATTGGACGGTATGGTGCCATGGACGTAGGATTCCAGACAGGTTCTGCAAATGTTCAGATTCCATTGTTTTCATTGGAAGGCGGCAATGTGCCGGTAGCGCTGAATTATTCAACAGGAGGTGTGAGAGTTGACCAGGTAGCATCAAGATCTGGTTTAGGGTGGCTGCTCTCGGCAGGCGGTGCCATTGTCAGAAATGTAAATGGTAAACCCGATGAATTAAGCACAAGGCTTTATCCTAATATAACCGTAGTAGATAATGCCTTGTTGAATGTGTTAAGGGAGTTGTCGAGGTCATCGTCGTATTCAGATTCGGAGCCAGATATGTTTGTATTCAATTTCGCTGGTTTTAGCGGCAAGTTTATACTTGATGGAGATAAGAAACCTATGCTTATTCCTCACAACAATCTTAAAATCCAATGTGCTACCGATTTATCGTCGATAGTGATCACAGCGCCTGATGGCAGTATATACCGGTTTGCTGATGTGGAGAATTCTGTAATCGAAACAGCTTGTTATGGTGAACCACTGGTGAGTCCCGGACAACGTGTGCCTACTGCCTGGTATTTGTCGGATATTACGTTGCCCAATAATGAAAAGGTGACATTCCAGTATTCTGATTGCTTTTTCACTACAATGACAGGGATACAGGAAGTGGTAACCAGGACTTTGGATGCAGAAAATGGTTCAGTTTGTACGCAAAAATGTGCTGTTGTAAGCTCGCGCCAAACCTGCAGAACTGATGTTACTTCCTTTGCCAAGCTGCTTACAGCGGCAACCTTCCGTTCTTCCAAAATTACCTTCGAATATATCGACCGCTTAGATGTACCTGGAGATAAGCTATTCAGCAAAATAGTTTTGTGGCAGGATGACCAGGTCGTAAAAGAGACCGAACTACTCTATATGTATGGCATGTCCGATCCTCCTGCTGCTGGCACAGACTTGTACGCGCAAAATCATTTAAAGTACCGGCCATATCTGCAATATGTGGTAGAAAAAGGAAATGATCGGGCTGAAGTAAGACGGCATACGTTCGAATATAATGATATAAATGCATTGCCTCATCGTTTGTCGACTGCACAGGATCATTACGGCTATTATAATGGTAAAACAAGCAATTCAGGCTATGTCGCGAAACCAGAGGATCCGGAGGATGAGAAAAAATTACCACTTGCAAGGGCAGATAGAAATGTCTATTCTGATTATGCGGGAAAGGGGGCCTTGCAGAAAATTATTTACCCGACAGGAGGTTCCCTGGAAATCGGCTACGAAGGCAATACCTTCCGGACTTCAAAACTTTTGCCACCACCAACACAGCTCGTATCGGTCAGCATTGCACAACCGGCATCGGTGGGACAAACCAAGAATTCTGCGGTGTTCACTATTCCGGGGCGGGACGAACGCAGTGTTTGGGGGCAGGACTATCTTTCGGGAGGTGTTTTAGTTGGTGTTGGTGATGACGGCAGTGCACCTGTAGATGAAATAACGGGTCTTATGATGATGGAGATAGTAGAGTATTCTACTAACAGGACTATTTATGGCAACATCTTTAAGTTAGGTGATAACCTGGACATGAAAACAGACATGCTACAGGCAGGGGTAAGTTATTTTATCAGGATAACTGTTTTGCATGCGAATGCCAACATACGAAGATATTCTGCCAACGTTAAATATATTTCCGGACATGCGCAAACAATTGAAGTAAACGAGCCGACAGGAGGAGTCCGGGTACAAAAGATTGTAAAAAAAGATGGACTAGGACATAACGAAATACGGCATATTTCCTATGCCGCATTAGCGACGCCTAATGTTTCTTCAGGAGTGGGTAGTGTTCCTATAGTCAGGCAAACCATGACAAATGCACAACTGGCGCAATGTGGCATTGAGCTTACTCAAATGGATGTATTGTATTGTAAAAGTGAGGTGGGATATTCAAATGCTTTAAATAATTTATACCTCTATGGTCAGAATCATGTTTACTATTCTGATGTAGTAGAAAGTATCGGTGATAATTATGAAGGTGGTGGCATTGCTCATAAATATGAAGTACAAAGGGATGCACCTTCGCGGCCTAAACTTTGGCAAAGTTTTGCGCCGGCGGTTAAAAACTCCAATACGGGACATTTGAACGGAATGGAATTAGAGCAGTTGGTCTTTAAAATGGTTGATGAGCAGGTTGTTCCATGTAAAAAAATAGTGAATACCTATAAAGTTGACAGTGCAGTGGATTTATCTGTACCTGCTTATTATGTAAATAAGCGTTATGATTTTCCCAAGTCCAGTACACCCGTAGATCTTGTTGAGTTTAGTGGATATGAAGTGCAGGAATATGCCTTTTATAGCCGTTGGACTTATAAAAGTAAAACGATAGAAACAGATTATAGTTCAGATGGAGTTGCTACGCTGGAAACTACTAAGAATTATGGTTTCACTAACAAACAGCATACTCAGGTCTCCTATGAAAATACTACAGCCAGTGATGGCAGCGCTTTAAACGCTGCGTATGCATATCCGCATGAAATGGTTGCCAATGGAGAAGATGCTGACGGAACTTACCAGGAGATGGTTAACAGGAACATGGTAAGTCCTGTTATTAAAAAAACAAGCAAGCGGAATGATATTATTACAAATATCGTGTTTGCCGAATATTCCAGGCCGGTTGCCGGGTTGTGTCTACCCCGATTAGTAAAAGAGTTTAGTCCTGTCGATAATAAATGGCATACCCGTGTCAACTATCTTAAATATGATTCTAAAGCTAATGTGCTAAGTGCTTCAGAAAACGAGAATGTGTTGAATACCTATATCTATGGGTACGGACAAACCTTGCCTATCGCCAAGGTGTTGAATGCAGCTAGTGATCAGGTCGCATATACTTCTTTTGAAAGCAATAGTAATGGGAACTGGAGTTTTGGGTATAGTTTGAGCACTAATGCTGCTGTAACCGGAATTTATTGCTACGACCTGGTTGGCGGATTGTCGAAACCTAATCTTTCTGAAAGTACTGTTTATGTTGTTTCCTATTGGAGTAATAGTAGTAGTCCTTATAATATAACCGGCAGTTTTCAATATAAAACGGGTAAGAGCATTGGGGACTGGCGGTATTACGAACACCGGGTGAAAAACGTTTCGAGTGTGAGCATTACAGGAACTGGGCTTATTGATGAGGTGAGATTATATCCTGAAGGGGCATTGATGAGTACCTATACTTACAGGTTGCCCTTTGGCGTCTCTAGTATAGGCTCCGATAACGGCAGAATTGCGTACTATGAATATGAGCCATTTGGCAGGTTCAGCCTGGAGAAAAATGAAGATGGTAATATTGTTAGAAAGGTTTGCTATAGCTATTATGGTTATGCTTCCAATTGTATGCCTCTGTTTAAAAACACCCCCCGTTCAGAAACAGTTACAAGAAAAAACTGCGCTTCAGGATATATAGGTACATCGGTGGTATATAGTGTGCCTGCTGGGAAATATACTTCAGATGTAAGTCAGGATGACGCCGATCTAAAAGCAATAAATGAGATTACGTTGATGGGGCAGAGCTATGCCAACACGAATGCTACATGTCTCTTTGTCTATAAGAATGAGCCACAGTCTAAGAATTTTGTGAAGCAATGTGATGTTGGCTATATAGGCAGTTCTGTTCTTTACTCCGTAGCCGAAGGAACGTATACATCAACCATAAGTATCTTGGATGCCAACCAGAAAGCCTTGGCGGATATAGCAGCAAATGGACAGAATAATGCGAATCAGAAGGGAATCTGTACTGTGGTTTGTAATGCTGAAACCTGTAATGGCGTAAATCAAAAATGTATTAAAGGGGTTTGTGAAACAGGAAAGCGTATTAATACTGATAGCTATGAACTGGGCTCCCGATGGGTATGCGTGTATCACTATCAATGGAGTGACGGCACCATTAGCGAAGACTATATGCAATTGTCAACCAGTCGCTGTGCATTAGGCGCTATGTAA